In Anaerobacillus isosaccharinicus, one genomic interval encodes:
- a CDS encoding ABC transporter permease: MNYFLNLVMNENVKMYKRPRGVALLSLIILMNFLAAIVMKYIFTDTNFTFWDHFNISSYLIFILIFVAIIVSGDIVSSEFSQGTIKLLLLRPASRMKILLSKFIAVMLFVILIALIHIASTAVFGTVFFYGTVFSFEASFIGNLFLKYVFGFVEVAIIATFAITLSVVTRSSVFSISFPIFIVLSGRLLLEVLSHYNIAQGKYFLLANTNLFQYVMGRTLFEDMTLSFSIVNLSVHIILFFIISSLFIVKRDINV; this comes from the coding sequence ATGAACTATTTTCTTAATCTCGTTATGAATGAAAATGTAAAAATGTATAAACGCCCCCGCGGTGTTGCATTACTTAGCTTAATCATATTGATGAATTTTTTAGCGGCAATTGTAATGAAATATATCTTTACAGACACGAACTTTACGTTTTGGGATCACTTCAATATTAGTTCTTATCTTATTTTTATATTAATCTTCGTCGCAATTATCGTTAGTGGCGATATCGTTTCTAGTGAGTTCTCCCAAGGAACGATTAAGCTCTTGCTACTACGACCAGCGAGTCGAATGAAAATATTACTATCAAAATTTATAGCCGTCATGCTATTCGTTATACTAATCGCTCTTATTCATATTGCTTCAACTGCTGTCTTTGGAACAGTGTTCTTTTATGGTACTGTGTTTTCATTTGAGGCAAGTTTCATAGGCAATCTTTTCTTAAAGTATGTATTTGGTTTTGTCGAAGTTGCCATTATTGCTACTTTTGCCATAACTCTTTCTGTTGTAACGAGAAGTAGTGTGTTTTCAATTTCTTTTCCAATTTTCATTGTATTGTCGGGCAGATTATTGTTGGAAGTGTTAAGTCACTACAATATTGCACAAGGAAAATATTTTTTGCTAGCCAATACAAATTTGTTTCAGTACGTTATGGGAAGAACCCTATTTGAAGACATGACACTAAGCTTTTCTATTGTGAATTTAAGTGTTCATATCATCCTATTTTTCATCATTTCATCGTTGTTCATCGTAAAAAGGGATATCAATGTATAA
- a CDS encoding ABC transporter ATP-binding protein, with protein MNQEVLLEVTNLSKKIGNTTIIHDLSFQLKKGEIKGLLGPNGSGKTTILKMIVGLLKPTSGSVKINQFDLHNNFSKAIANVGAIIENPELYEYLSGYDNLLQFYRLSPYCSKNRVEEVIQLLEMEDYIDDKVRTYSLGMLQRLGLAQALLHHPSLLLLDEPTNGLDPSGIQDLRKYLKKLAKEGVSVIISSHLLAEIEMICDSVIILNDGQLISDEKLEDIQSSGEGSIYLFHFLKNADLQSLLSGHPLSNRVISLSTKSLSINLTEIEVAELNHFLISNQVKVVGIEKERTSLEDAFLAKVKGEWQ; from the coding sequence ATGAATCAAGAAGTACTATTGGAAGTTACAAACCTTTCAAAAAAAATCGGAAATACAACGATCATTCACGATTTATCATTCCAATTAAAAAAAGGTGAAATAAAAGGGCTATTAGGTCCTAATGGTTCGGGAAAAACAACGATTTTAAAAATGATCGTAGGATTACTAAAACCAACAAGTGGCTCGGTTAAAATTAATCAATTTGACCTTCATAATAACTTTTCAAAAGCAATCGCTAACGTAGGAGCAATAATTGAAAATCCTGAGTTATACGAATACTTATCTGGCTATGATAATTTGCTACAGTTTTATCGTCTCTCCCCTTATTGTTCAAAAAATAGAGTAGAAGAAGTGATTCAGCTACTTGAAATGGAAGATTATATTGACGATAAAGTTAGAACATATTCTCTTGGAATGTTACAGCGCTTAGGCCTTGCCCAGGCGCTATTGCACCACCCGTCTTTACTTCTTTTAGATGAGCCCACAAATGGATTAGATCCTTCAGGAATACAAGATCTTCGCAAATATTTAAAAAAGCTTGCAAAAGAAGGCGTTTCTGTCATTATTTCTAGTCATCTACTTGCAGAAATTGAAATGATTTGTGATAGTGTTATCATTCTAAACGATGGTCAGCTAATTTCTGACGAGAAATTAGAAGATATTCAAAGTAGCGGTGAAGGCTCAATTTATCTTTTTCATTTCTTGAAAAATGCCGATCTTCAGAGTTTATTATCTGGACATCCACTCTCAAACCGAGTAATTTCTCTTTCAACTAAGTCACTCTCGATAAACTTAACAGAGATTGAGGTGGCAGAACTAAACCATTTTTTAATAAGTAACCAGGTGAAAGTGGTTGGAATTGAAAAAGAACGAACGTCACTAGAGGATGCTTTCTTAGCGAAAGTAAAAGGAGAGTGGCAGTGA